TCGCCTTCGCCGCACCCGCCGCCCCTGCCCCGTCGGCCGATCTCCGCGCCCGCATCCTCAACTCGGCCGTTCCGGTCGAGCCCGCCGCAGGCCACGTCCTGCCCTTCGCGCCCCCCGCCTGGTTTGGCTGGGCGGCCGCCGCGTGCTTCTTCTTCGCCGCCATTTTCTTCGCGGCCAAGAGCTTCAACGTCCGCGGCGAACTCCAGTCCGCGATCGAGTCCGAACGCGTGGCCCGCCTCGAAGCCGGCACGTTTAAAAACCTGCTCGAAGCCGAGCGTATTCTCTCACGCGGACAGCTCGATCACCTCGCCTCCGCCGACCGGCTCATCGCCGATCTCCGCAACCAGGCTGATGTTGCCCATCTCAAGATCGCGTCGCTCACCTCGCTGGCCGGCAACTCCCCGCAGGCCCGCGCCATCGCCGTGTGGAATCCCGACCGTCAGGAAGGCGTGCTCGTCGTTTCCAAGCTCCCCGCCCTCGCCATCGACAAAGATTATCAACTCTGGGTCATCGACCCGCAATACCCCATCCCCGTCGATGGTGGCGTATTCACCGTCGATGCCGCCACCGGCGACGCCCGCGTGAATTTCAAGCCCGGCAAAAACGTGAAGGCCGCGCAGGTGTTCGCCGTTTCGCTCGAGCGCAAGGGCGGCGTCCCCA
This portion of the Rariglobus hedericola genome encodes:
- a CDS encoding anti-sigma factor domain-containing protein — protein: MIDERHEELAALYAFDLLEGAELSAFETALAGDADLRALVDSLRTTAADLAFAAPAAPAPSADLRARILNSAVPVEPAAGHVLPFAPPAWFGWAAAACFFFAAIFFAAKSFNVRGELQSAIESERVARLEAGTFKNLLEAERILSRGQLDHLASADRLIADLRNQADVAHLKIASLTSLAGNSPQARAIAVWNPDRQEGVLVVSKLPALAIDKDYQLWVIDPQYPIPVDGGVFTVDAATGDARVNFKPGKNVKAAQVFAVSLERKGGVPKAEGPMMLISN